Genomic window (Takifugu rubripes chromosome 1, fTakRub1.2, whole genome shotgun sequence):
TTTTCTCATGATCGTGttcttcacatttaaaaaaaaaaaaacatttaatgaaAGGATCAGCCATCTGGGCTGGCTAAATGTGTGCTCCATCCCCGTGGAAACGCTGCTACCAGCCATATTGAATATAGCAGAGGCATTTGGCAGACGTCTGGGACAAGGACCGTTTCAGTCCCTACCTACAGATCTCACACATTTACACGTCTGGCAGTGGTTCAAAGAGCTTAACGAAGCGCCTGAAAGAACTTTATCGtctaaaaaaacagttttatacATCTTTAACTTTAATTACCAATGTGGCTGCATAAAACTGTAACTTTCATGGCACAAGAGACTTGCTGCGGCGACGCGTTTGCTTTAAAGCAACACTTGTGAGGTACGGATTATAATTTGTCTGTGCTGCATGTCCACATTCATTTAATGGTCGGTAGGTAAACACAGATGTTTGTTCTCTATTGTAACCTCTTCCTTTTTATGTCACCTGTTTTTATCCTGAAGTGGAGCTACTTAATAATCAGTATAGATATTCCAGTCGGCCTTTTCTCAGCTTCCTGTTACCGTGTCTACTTCAGTGGGAGATTAGCGAGAACGAACGGTGAGGTTCACGGTTCTCAGACAGGCCGTCGCTGCAGTTAGACGGCCCGACTTGGGGAAAGGGGCAGCTGGTAAATGTGTAGGTGGTGGACCAGAATTTCCATCATAAATACAGTGATCGCCCACTTCTGCAAGGTACTGAGACCAATGCACCCGTGCAGATGGTTGAGGGGTTAAACAAGGACGATAAGTGAGGCAGGTTACAAAGATTCAACCTTGCATAACGCAGACGCAGATTCATGgccaacgctgctgctgctcgtgaGATAAAATGTGACAGGACCAGATCATTTGAGCCTTTGGTCAGTAGGCGCTTCTACGTTTGTCCTTAACTGTTTGCAGGAAGGTTGTTGTGCAGCAGGTGAGCTCTCAGAGcatcacacacagaaacagtgtTACATCATCAGCATATATTAAGTCACATGCAGGTAACATGCAACACAACAGCTATCATTTGCAGGCAGGTCTGAGCTAACGGGAAGAAGCCTCACCACACCGTCTCCTCGTCTTTCATCAAAATTACGTCACTTTTAAGATTATTCAAATCTTCTCTGGGGGGCATCTcggttctttttaaaaaatgagtgaGGGGAAGCTTAAAAATCAGCCTTTTATTGGCAAAACATGGTCGTGTTTGAAGATTATTACACGCTTGTTTCATGTGCTTCACTGGGAGTTGGGCAGGTCTCCTGCACGTGACCTCAATCAGTCTGAGTATGCAGATGATTGATTTTGGTTTAAATTTGCTGTCTTGTATTAAAATATGAATGTAGGTCACAATGTATGCCAAATGTAACAGCCAACACGCAGCGGGGGTTTAATGTACCTTGGTTGGACCATTAAAGAATGCAGATCAGTTCACCTAATTTCATTAAAGGCTGGAGAATAATCATCATTTAAAAAGCCAATGTAAAAAGTAATTACAATTAAATAAACCTTACAGGTTTGTGACGAAGCTGCTTACagtaaaaataattaattaagaCCTAAGAAATAGAATTCAGTTTAACCCAAGGATAATGTTTacatttctttctctgctgtAGTAAATGTTCCTTATGGTGCATTGTGATCATTTGTTTTAGGTCTTGtgacccctttttttttaatttagcagCAGATTCATAATTTGAAATAATGCCTGCCCATCGCATCTTTctcattttcctttcctttggccctctgccttttctttcagctttcccccccttcctcaTACCCCTTCACTATTCCCCCCAGGATCTCTGTGCATCCACCCTCTACATCCCCCACCCTCCATCTCCCAGATGCCCCCTCTATTCCATTTCTCAAACattccacctctctctctctttccctgcaCAGCCTCCTGTATCCCCCCAGCTCATGTTGGTAAATATATCTGCAGACAGCAGAAGGCTGACTCTCTCccgctcttttttcctcacccccccacctctcagACATCCCACCCATGTGATCTCAACAGGCTGCCTCAGTCATGCTCCTGCCTTTCAGCCGGCTGCAGCTAACGAGCCTTTGTGTGAGAGAACTGAAAGAGAGAGGCAACGCGGAAGAGCGGAGAGGAACCCGGTGACAGTCAGGAAGTTAAACTTAGAAAGGCTGTCAGCGTGCCACAGTAAAAGCCACGGTACCCACAGTGTGGCCTTAAAGTGGAAAATTACCAGTCTCGGTCGCACTCCTGCATCCTTTCTTTCCCCCCCGATCCTCGTGGAGCTCAGAGGTCGCTGCAAGTCAGTGGGCTGAAACAGAAAAGGGACCTTTTCATTCATCATTCATGTTCCGCCTCTGTTGATGATGActgtgaggctctgctgctgccaggAGAGCTGAAGGGAATCGCGCTCCCGCTGTGGGATACAGGTCAGTCCTGTCGTGCGGACGGAAACCAAATAAAGTGCAGTGGGGTCACGGCGGGGCTGATGTGTCACGACTGGCGTCCAGATGCCACAGGCTGGCCGGCGTCGCCTGGGATGAGCGTTCCGAGCCTCGCGGTGACACGTCGGTTCATCCTGTTTGTTGAGAAAACTCACAGCTGGCAGGGAGGAGATCTACGTTATTGGGAATGCAAGTGTGCTCCGGCGCCGCCAGCCCTGTCTGTGGAGGACAGGAGTTGGTCTCCACGGCTGATGTGCGGGGGCAGCGCCAGGGAGGGGCTCTCCTGGCTGGCGCTTCTGCTGCATTATTTTCTCTGGGATTTTCTCTCCATGTTAGTCCTCCCGTGATTAATGTTAAGGCAGCAGTGGAGACAAAGGGGCCGCTGCAGAGGTGCAACGGCTCTTTATTTCATCCCCCCCGATTACCCTGCAGCGCCGTCATTGATGATGTTCATCCTTTCAACTTTCCTCGTTTGCTTcgcaggagaggaaaagcatAAATGTGGTGCTGAGATACTGGCTCCAACACGCCGCTCTCATGCAGCTCTTGTCAAACGAGAGTGCACTAGTTGAAGGAGTACACTAGGATCTCCATGCGTAACGGTTTTTGGCATCAAAGACTAGTGCAGTATCCACCGAAGGTTAAGCTTGCAAATAGGCTCCTAACAATAGTACCTAATTAGGACCCCTGGCTGGGAAATGGACTCTGCCTGTGCTGCAAACGCTCAACCACAAAGCAGGATGAGCAGGACGGTGTGTAACAAATGACACCGTTTCCTTGCAACCTTTTTAAACCGGTTGCTTTTTAAACCAAAAGCAGGAAAGGCTTCATGTTGTTGGGTTCATGTTCTCTTTCCCACCTGCTAGCTTAAAACCTGCTGCCTCTTTCGCCCTCAGTATCATCGGTCCTCTCTGGATTTCCTCCAGACTGAGCTCCCTCTCCCTCCGCTCTCTGGAGGACGCTCGCATTGCTCGGTCCGTAGGTAGACGTGCTGCCGTGGAGGCCGTCCAAACGCCGGCGGTGCCGTGTCACTGCGCTAAACAAGCGCAGCCTCTGGAAACAATGTACCCCCCCCACTTCTGGCGACCCCCTGCTTCTTGTCCTCCCTGGCAGCATTTGCATCTGTAATGAGTCGATAGCGGAGGCCAGATGAAACTGCCGTGGCTCTACTGTGAATGGAACTCCCCCACAAAGCTGCTCTGGCTGACAGAGAGGGGCCAAGACACACGCCATCTTTACCGATCCCTCCTtcccagcagaggaagcagtgagGCGCCAGAGCTCGCTGGATGCcgatttttaaaatgtgacataaCGAGACGGCTCGATCCAAAACAAGCCATCCTTTAAAATCCGAGCACAGACAGGCTTTTCTTCTGGATTTTCTGTGTAACAGTTCCTCTGCAGCAGTTATCAGAGCCGGCGTAATCCTCATTGGTTCACTGTTGCTGACTGATGAGCTCATTCTTGTTTACTGTCTAATTGCATCATCATTCAGAGAGGGCTAATGGCCCCTCTCCATTGGACATTGAAGTGCTCTGTAACACTTCTGCTACAACAGCCTCCGAGAACTCTTTTAACCGCAACATTTAGCTCCGGGCCTGGAGCAAGGTATAATCGATGGGTCAATCCAGTGTTGCTTCATGGCACGTGATGATTAACTGTAGCTGATTACCAGCAACAGTACAGGGTGTGATGCAGACATCTTTCCGTGTGTTCACCTGAGGCTTCTTCTCCAGTGTGCCTGACCCAGCAGTAGCTCATTACACATGTACAGGGTGTAATCCCTTTCTACTGCCcgatccccccctcccctcgcgTCATGTTATGCGTACACATGCGCCCCTAACCCACACACGTGGTGTCATTTTTGCACTggtggatttttttcccccctaatCAAAACATTTGCACAGTTTTATtttctatgttttttttaagagctCAGCCTCTCAATCAAAGACAGTGAAATGAACTTCCTGTAAGGCAAGATGTAGTGTGTAATTAGCAGCTTTCTCCTTCCATCTCGGCTCCTTTGTGCCAAGGTGATCAATCGCCCAGGGAGCGGCTGGGAGcagtggcgtgtgtgtgtgtgtgtgtgtgtagaccagaaaaggagggagcagagagTCTCTTTTGCTAATTGAGTGCACTGAGGATTGTGGAGGCCCTAAACTAGATATTAAATAATGTGTGacccttcctctgtctctgggTTTCAGGTGGAGATGCGGCGGGCCATGAGTGGAATACTGAAGAGGAAATTTGAGGAGGTGGAAGCCTCCTCGTCCCCGTGCTCCTCCTTGCGGGAGTCTGATGATGAGGTCTCCTGCAGTGAGAGCGGGGATAGCAGCGATAGCGTCAACCCCTCAGCCTCGGGCCCGTTCACCCGTGAGCATCTAGCCCTGTTTTCCTCCATTCTGACGCCGTGTTCAGGGCTTTAGACAGGAAGGTTCATGTCAATGTTTTCACTGTAGAGAAACAAATATAAATCAGCAAAGCAGACTTATTTTAATGAAAGGAGGAGAATAATGaatcagctgctggttttgctcATAATCATTGCGGGGAAGGTTTGGAATCAGCGTTTGGGGTGTGTTGAAAGGGATTCTATTTCCCTCTGCTGtgcagagcagagaagaaacAAGGAGAGGAGTGTATAAAGAGGAGGTATgcaccagcagctgcctcaTTATAGCATCAGCATACAGCCCGAGCcagatgaatgagctgatgcagctcgtgtgtgtggtgtgggtgtgtgtgatgaataCACGTGCACGCATGCATACACCATTCTCTATGTGCAGTCAATAATTCATCCTTCTTGATTCAAGGCTGTTTGCTGTCACTCTGTAAACAGGTATACAAATATTAGATACAAAGTGGTTTTAGTAAAATATAAAAgacccaaaaaataaataaaaagacattaaaaaaaataggggTATAAAACCATACTAAAATAAGTGTAACCTCTGTAATTTCACCTTCTTTGTGGTGTCGTTCATAATTAATCAGTTATTAATGTCAGCTTTCAGTGTAAAAACAGGCATTTTTATTGCAGGAAACGGCAATTAAATGTGCACGTTGACCAGCTTTTAAACATTGGACAGTGGTGAGTAAATCACTGTCGAAAGGCTCATGAATGGTTTTGACTCGTGTTGTGTGGGAGCAGTTTGGCCACTTTGGCTTGTTCAAAAATCGCAGAttctttatttgtcatttcaCTATAGTGAGTGACGTGTGCGTCGGGTGACAGGAGCCCCTCGCTGCAGCCAGACATAAATAGGGTGCTCCGTCCCCAGAGGCCGAGCTCGGCCCCGGTTGTCAGCTGCCAGCTGCTGGTAGCCACGGCAACAGGGAGCCGTGCGTTAGAAGGAAGTCGCTCCTGTCAAGTGACATGTGAGCAAACGGAGACATGAAAAAGCAAAAGTCCGGAGCGGTTTTTTACATCCCGAGACAGAGCCGCTCTGATAACAGCTTGCACACTTGAAACCCTGCGTGTTTTTTTAATGGATGGGCTTTAATGGAGAGTGATTATGTGGATTATAACATCTGCTGTTTGACGCCTTAAACAAGCCGCTGCTGTTTGCATTAATGAAGGCGGGTTGTGCTCAGCTCTGACAAGCTCTACATCTGCAGTCACATCCATTGTCCTTCTCACGCTGGGTGCAGAGCTGTTACAAACCATATGTTTTCTATTTGCCGCGCTCTGCCACTGGGCGAACAGCGGGAGGTCTGCGGCTCTAAAGTGGCGTTGCTCGTCGGCAGGGGATTATTTATGCTCCGCCGTCGCCCCTGCCCTCCGCTCCGCTGTCTCTGCTTACAAAGACCCACCGAGGTGCTAGCATGTCGTTTTTAAGATGCTCCTCTGAAGCTGTTGTTCAgtggaaaagctgctgaggtgaaGGAAAGAACCTCAGCTCGGTTTCAGACACGtaaggccaaaaaaaaaaaaaaaaatctgcaagtCTGTGTCCCAGCACTTTTATATGGGCTTTACAGTTTATTGCTCTGCATTTAGTCACCAATACACTTATAAACATAAGAATCTGCACATTTATAGCATCTTTTGGTAGAAGAATACattcttcattttaaattttgCTTATAATAAAACACTATATTTCACAGGGGGTTAAAGTGGAGAAAATGATTTTCCTAAATCATTTTTGTCAAGTGTTagaaacatgtttttggttttaaatgttttaatcgCAATTCCTTTTTATGTTTAGATTTAATAAATGATTTTCTCTGAATCTGATATCAGAATGCAAAACGTatcttttaaatatgtttttaaatgatcagttaaaataaaatatgattatAGATTATTACGATTTGTGTTTCACCGCTAGGTGTCGCCAATGCTACACACAAGccattaaatcattttaatacTCATATAAGACTTTCATTTAGAACCAGATTGTTTTTTATCTTAATACGGATCTAAACGATTAATTAAGTTTTACATTACAGAGTTGAACGTTCTCACTCCTCATCACACTAAAATCATTAACAACCTTGTGACACCTTCCCAACATCTTTTGGCAGCTAACTCGATACTGAAGCGAGAGAAGCGCCCTAAGGACCCGGAGGGTGCACTTTGAGAAGGTGACGGTGTACTAATTCAGCCGTCGGCAGGGCTtcaccagtgttcccagtcaGGGTGGCAGCACACTGGGCCTGTCCAAAGGCACAGCTGGATCAGGCAGTACTCTCTGGGTGAGTTTGCTCTGGAGCGGAGAGAATCCACAGAGACATGCTCAGAGATCACCTAAAGGAGGAGAAGCTCAACTCTGTCAAGTCAGGTACAATGCTTTGGATTTTCATCTTTCGTTTCAAGTATTTTATAGGTATTATGTTAAGTGGATCAAGAATTTAATGGATTTAAATTAAATCTGAAATTATCCGCCGCTCCTTGGAGAAATAATACGTGTGTTTTGACCTTGTTAATGTTGCCCGTGGTGTTTCCTTTGTCTGTTCTTTTTCTTACTGATATATGTTTTACAAAAGGCTGGAATTTTCTGTTCCCAGCTAACGAAGAACGGCACAGTGGAGTCTGAGGAGGCCGACACACTGACGGCAGAGGACATCTCCGACGACGACATCGATCTGGACAACACGGAGGTGGACGAGTACTtcttcctgcagcctctgacCACCAAAAAGCGCCGAGCGCTGCTCCGATCCTCCGGGGTGAAGAAGATTGACGTGGAAGAGAAGCACGAACTGCGAGCCATCCGCGTGTCCAGGGAAGACTGCGGCTGCGACTGCCGGATATTCTGTGACCCGGAGA
Coding sequences:
- the LOC115252392 gene encoding cysteine/serine-rich nuclear protein 3-like, with the translated sequence MLRDHLKEEKLNSVKSVLQKAGIFCSQLTKNGTVESEEADTLTAEDISDDDIDLDNTEVDEYFFLQPLTTKKRRALLRSSGVKKIDVEEKHELRAIRVSREDCGCDCRIFCDPETCACSIAGIKCQVEPNVVSVRLQ